One Alkalicoccus halolimnae DNA segment encodes these proteins:
- a CDS encoding D-alanine--D-alanine ligase yields MMKMKLGLLYGGKSAEHQVSLQTAKAVIKALDLTKYEVHPIYITEDGEWVRGEQLHSPVDDVKTLRLNDNGKKVSPTSLNSEIFPAAENERGEGKFDVVFPLLHGPNGEDGTVQGLLELLNIPYVGNGVLSSSAGMDKVMMKNIYEQAGISQPAYVWYLRGEWEKNAEAAYEKVEEKLGYPCFVKPANLGSSVGISKAEDRESLAEAFRVAFEYDRKIIIEEGIDGREVEIAVLGNDEPECSVVGEIVPEAGFYDYKAKYEDGSTGLIIPAEITEDEFARIKEVAVQSFKAIDCSGLVRADFFLTKDGGVLMNEINTMPGFTPFSMFPMLWQKSGLEYPQLIEKLVQLGVERFEEKQKIKHTF; encoded by the coding sequence ATGATGAAGATGAAACTTGGACTATTATACGGCGGGAAGTCAGCCGAACATCAAGTATCGCTGCAGACGGCAAAAGCAGTTATTAAAGCACTGGATCTGACGAAATATGAGGTTCACCCGATATACATAACGGAAGACGGCGAGTGGGTCAGAGGTGAGCAGCTTCACAGCCCGGTGGACGACGTAAAGACGCTGCGCCTGAACGACAACGGAAAAAAGGTTTCCCCGACGTCCCTCAATTCGGAAATTTTTCCGGCGGCGGAAAATGAACGTGGAGAAGGGAAATTTGATGTCGTTTTCCCGCTGCTTCATGGACCGAACGGCGAAGACGGCACGGTACAGGGGCTTCTCGAACTGCTGAACATTCCTTACGTTGGAAACGGCGTGCTGTCGTCTTCAGCAGGAATGGATAAAGTGATGATGAAAAACATTTACGAGCAGGCGGGTATCAGCCAGCCGGCTTACGTCTGGTATCTCCGCGGCGAGTGGGAAAAGAATGCCGAAGCGGCCTACGAAAAAGTAGAAGAGAAGCTTGGCTATCCGTGCTTTGTGAAACCGGCGAACCTCGGCTCGAGTGTCGGTATCAGCAAGGCGGAAGACCGTGAAAGTCTCGCGGAAGCTTTCCGAGTGGCCTTTGAATACGACCGGAAAATCATTATCGAAGAAGGCATCGACGGACGCGAAGTGGAAATCGCTGTTCTCGGTAACGACGAGCCGGAGTGTTCGGTCGTTGGAGAAATCGTTCCAGAAGCAGGATTCTATGACTATAAGGCAAAATACGAAGATGGAAGCACCGGTCTGATTATCCCGGCAGAAATTACAGAAGACGAATTTGCGCGCATTAAAGAAGTGGCCGTGCAGTCTTTTAAAGCGATTGACTGCTCCGGGCTTGTTCGCGCTGATTTCTTTTTGACAAAAGACGGTGGCGTCCTGATGAACGAAATCAACACGATGCCCGGCTTTACGCCTTTCAGCATGTTCCCGATGCTCTGGCAGAAGTCCGGTCTCGAGTACCCGCAGCTGATCGAAAAGCTCGTCCAGCTCGGCGTGGAACGCTTTGAAGAAAAGCAGAAGATCAAGCACACATTTTAA
- a CDS encoding tetratricopeptide repeat protein has translation MGVFNFLKKDDSNKHQRKSTRGELFEEAMKQFETNKFADDEQAKAALFDAYIASKNDVFDRFEWYNAAVEYYYVLSSTTGDAPIEKCKELSEESIKFAPKVIEKYKKEYHGDSLLGFIPPEVPAFKYLAVIYEQEGNYAKAIKVCDKALEMDIRDGTVGGFTARKERLLQKKKKKK, from the coding sequence ATGGGAGTATTTAATTTCTTAAAAAAAGATGATTCGAACAAACACCAGAGAAAGTCGACCCGCGGAGAGCTCTTTGAAGAAGCGATGAAGCAGTTTGAAACGAACAAATTCGCGGACGACGAGCAGGCAAAAGCAGCGCTCTTTGACGCTTATATTGCCTCTAAAAACGATGTGTTTGACCGCTTTGAATGGTATAACGCAGCCGTGGAATATTATTATGTGCTGAGCAGCACAACCGGAGATGCTCCGATCGAAAAATGTAAAGAGCTCTCTGAGGAAAGCATCAAATTCGCCCCGAAAGTGATTGAAAAATATAAAAAGGAATACCACGGCGATTCGCTGCTGGGATTCATTCCCCCGGAAGTACCGGCTTTCAAATACCTTGCCGTTATTTATGAACAGGAAGGGAATTACGCAAAAGCGATCAAAGTCTGTGATAAAGCGCTCGAAATGGATATCCGCGACGGAACTGTAGGCGGATTTACTGCAAGAAAAGAACGCCTGCTTCAGAAGAAGAAAAAGAAAAAATAA
- a CDS encoding DUF3846 domain-containing protein, which produces MTILYLSDKEQGFQEKSLDKYDIETIRGIVQGPPEALYLPNNIVIWKNPKAALLNQEKKLVVRHEGEMGDYIHGEIAVTGTDGTKTISLSDDQIEYFKNKLEEVTVDGEKMLAIDY; this is translated from the coding sequence ATGACTATTTTATATTTGAGCGATAAAGAACAAGGTTTCCAGGAAAAGAGTCTTGATAAGTATGACATCGAAACGATCCGCGGCATCGTACAGGGACCACCGGAAGCGCTGTACCTGCCAAACAATATCGTTATCTGGAAAAACCCTAAAGCCGCTCTATTAAATCAGGAGAAAAAACTCGTTGTCCGCCACGAAGGCGAAATGGGCGATTACATTCACGGTGAGATTGCCGTAACCGGAACGGACGGCACAAAAACAATCAGCCTGTCCGATGATCAGATCGAGTACTTCAAGAACAAGCTTGAAGAAGTGACGGTAGATGGCGAGAAAATGCTTGCAATCGATTACTAA
- a CDS encoding DMT family transporter: MNSAVAYACVIGGAACWGVTGLFVQQLYGYGFTPWQVVTARLSLSSIILFLVLLVSAREYLKIRLRDFPYFFVLGVVSIALFNWFYFAVMERATVAIAVVFIYTSPIFAAIIARIFFKEKLTPQKGTAIVFTIVGCALAIGLFPAGGVSITISTLLLGLLAGLFCSSYSLIGKYISGLYHPFTMTFYAIVAGSIFTLPTSGIWEHHELLLTGAVWIPLLGISIVSTIFAYIFFTLGLYYVESSKAVILSSVELIISVVISFYVLNELLTGWQAAGIALMIGSIILTVVSFQRRVKQLYPEKDISWQ, encoded by the coding sequence ATGAATTCAGCAGTTGCTTACGCCTGTGTCATCGGCGGGGCTGCGTGCTGGGGAGTTACCGGTTTATTCGTGCAGCAGCTGTATGGATACGGTTTTACACCCTGGCAGGTTGTTACTGCCCGCCTGTCCCTTTCCAGTATTATTTTATTTCTCGTTCTCCTCGTTTCGGCGCGGGAGTATTTAAAGATCAGGCTTCGTGATTTCCCTTATTTTTTCGTACTCGGAGTTGTCAGTATTGCTTTATTTAACTGGTTTTATTTCGCTGTAATGGAACGTGCCACCGTCGCCATCGCCGTCGTCTTTATTTATACCTCGCCGATTTTTGCAGCAATTATCGCGCGGATCTTTTTTAAAGAAAAATTAACTCCACAAAAAGGAACAGCGATTGTCTTTACGATCGTCGGCTGTGCCCTTGCCATTGGATTATTTCCAGCCGGAGGCGTTTCCATTACGATCAGCACGCTCCTTCTCGGTCTGCTTGCAGGACTGTTCTGTTCCTCCTACAGCCTGATCGGTAAATATATCAGCGGCCTCTACCACCCGTTTACGATGACCTTTTATGCTATTGTAGCAGGCAGTATTTTCACGCTACCAACGAGCGGTATATGGGAGCATCATGAACTGCTGTTAACCGGAGCGGTCTGGATACCGCTCCTCGGCATCTCGATCGTCTCTACTATTTTTGCCTATATTTTCTTTACACTCGGTCTTTATTATGTTGAATCGAGTAAGGCGGTCATATTATCCTCCGTTGAATTAATCATTTCTGTCGTTATCAGCTTTTATGTGCTGAATGAACTTTTAACCGGCTGGCAGGCAGCCGGGATCGCTCTTATGATTGGATCCATTATTTTAACCGTCGTTTCTTTTCAGCGCAGGGTCAAACAGCTTTATCCCGAAAAAGATATCTCCTGGCAGTAG
- a CDS encoding mechanosensitive ion channel family protein, with amino-acid sequence MTRFINYITEDPFIATFIIAAVGVMLLLVLMRILKKTLGRYVKDDDNWYRTRKAVNVFGFLLIAIFLAVLYSDMLGGITVVLGVASAGIAFSLREVIASIAGWLTILVGGMFGTGDRVRLGGVTGDVIDIGVLRTTIMETGDWVDADLYNGRIVKIANSFVFTSPVYNYSTDFPFLWDEITLPIKFGSDYTFTREMIRSTAEREIGMYREETEEYWNRMVRKFIIEDAKTDPMVTLSVNDNWVEFTLRYVVDYKSRRKTKDILFTSILEQIEANPGKTSLTSASFELASLPRVDVQLYQKDKN; translated from the coding sequence ATGACCAGGTTTATAAATTACATAACGGAGGATCCGTTTATTGCTACATTTATTATAGCGGCTGTTGGAGTAATGCTCCTGCTTGTTTTGATGCGTATATTAAAAAAGACTCTCGGGCGCTATGTAAAAGATGACGATAACTGGTACCGCACGAGAAAAGCGGTCAACGTATTTGGTTTTCTGCTGATTGCCATCTTTCTTGCGGTGCTTTACAGCGATATGCTCGGGGGCATTACCGTAGTTCTGGGTGTCGCGAGTGCTGGGATTGCCTTTTCTCTTCGGGAAGTAATTGCAAGCATTGCCGGGTGGCTGACGATACTTGTCGGCGGCATGTTTGGTACCGGAGACCGGGTGCGTCTCGGAGGGGTGACGGGGGATGTCATCGATATCGGCGTGCTCCGGACGACAATTATGGAAACCGGCGACTGGGTGGATGCGGATTTATACAACGGACGCATTGTGAAAATTGCCAACAGTTTTGTTTTCACGTCACCGGTATACAACTACTCGACGGATTTCCCTTTCCTCTGGGACGAAATTACGCTGCCGATTAAATTCGGCAGTGATTATACGTTTACAAGAGAGATGATCCGCAGTACCGCTGAACGGGAAATCGGCATGTACAGGGAAGAGACAGAGGAGTACTGGAACAGGATGGTCAGGAAGTTTATTATTGAAGACGCCAAAACAGATCCGATGGTAACGTTGAGTGTGAATGATAACTGGGTCGAATTTACGCTGCGCTATGTGGTGGACTACAAATCGCGGAGAAAGACTAAAGACATTCTGTTTACGAGCATTCTTGAACAGATAGAAGCAAATCCCGGTAAAACGTCCCTGACTTCCGCCAGTTTCGAACTGGCCAGTCTCCCGAGGGTGGACGTGCAGCTGTATCAGAAAGATAAAAATTAA
- a CDS encoding VOC family protein encodes MPVDVYINFNGNCREAVEFYAEVFQTEEPQFMTFGEAPPDPDYSMPEEADDLIMHTRLVIEGSTVMFSDLLPSMPFEQGNNISLAVLSKDEAALRSYFSKLQEGGRVNMELQKTFWSNLYGSVTDKFGIEWQVSHDSEG; translated from the coding sequence TTGCCTGTCGATGTTTATATCAATTTCAACGGCAACTGCCGGGAAGCGGTCGAATTTTACGCGGAAGTTTTTCAGACAGAAGAGCCGCAGTTCATGACGTTCGGTGAAGCTCCGCCCGATCCTGATTATTCCATGCCGGAAGAAGCGGACGATTTAATCATGCACACAAGACTTGTTATTGAGGGCAGTACGGTCATGTTTTCGGATTTATTACCTTCGATGCCTTTTGAGCAGGGAAACAATATCAGCCTTGCTGTATTAAGTAAAGACGAAGCGGCGCTGCGCAGCTATTTTTCCAAACTGCAGGAAGGCGGCCGTGTGAATATGGAACTCCAGAAAACGTTCTGGAGTAACCTGTATGGCAGCGTCACCGACAAATTCGGAATTGAATGGCAGGTCAGTCACGATAGTGAAGGCTGA
- a CDS encoding family 78 glycoside hydrolase catalytic domain, translated as MAMQQQTERVIQYNNEFLEKAEQLKPTFRYKEVKPVDLVKVNENPNVIHGWEISREAGADILKSKEFGKGDEAVLDFKTHLVGRVTFDVNAVGSPPDAPAYIRLTFGEMPVEVGEDFSDYNGWLSRSWLQEEYIHVDTLPTHVELPRRYCFRFMKMEVLDTSRKYNVTISNVICRTETSANEKPELMVPEKDKLNRKLEQVSLLTLENCMQDVFEDGPKRDRRLWLGDLRLQAQANYGTFNNDDLVKRCLYLFAAAPDSQGKVAANLFIHPTLMPDDTYLFDYSLFFSTTLYDYAFAANEWETALNLWSTAFRQYEIAAERIDGNDLLMDDESWWSFIDWKDGLNKQAPSHGVFMYALQKGIALAEKVGTDQQTTYLRELYRQLKKAALSHLWSSEKKFFVSGSDKQVSIASQVWMILGGALDKNEAQKLLKRIENETDILGMNTPYMYHHYVEALFQTGLKEEAVKQLQYYWGGMLDHGADTFWELYNPEDLNFSPYGSHIINSYCHAWSCTPIYFLRKYLYN; from the coding sequence ATGGCTATGCAGCAACAGACTGAAAGGGTTATTCAATATAATAATGAATTTTTGGAAAAAGCGGAACAACTTAAACCTACTTTCCGCTACAAAGAAGTAAAGCCTGTAGATCTGGTAAAGGTAAATGAAAATCCAAATGTGATACACGGGTGGGAAATATCACGTGAAGCAGGGGCAGACATATTGAAATCAAAAGAATTTGGTAAGGGAGACGAGGCAGTTCTGGATTTCAAGACGCACCTTGTAGGCCGGGTGACTTTCGATGTGAATGCAGTAGGCAGTCCGCCTGATGCACCTGCTTATATTCGACTTACTTTTGGAGAAATGCCTGTAGAGGTTGGAGAAGACTTTTCGGATTATAATGGATGGCTCAGTCGATCATGGCTGCAGGAAGAGTACATTCATGTTGACACTCTCCCAACCCATGTAGAACTCCCTCGCCGCTATTGTTTTCGGTTTATGAAAATGGAAGTTCTGGATACCTCAAGAAAATACAACGTGACTATTTCTAATGTAATTTGTCGTACGGAGACATCAGCCAATGAAAAACCTGAGCTTATGGTTCCTGAGAAAGACAAGTTAAACAGAAAATTAGAGCAGGTAAGTCTGCTGACATTAGAAAATTGTATGCAGGATGTTTTTGAAGATGGACCTAAACGTGATAGACGGCTCTGGCTTGGCGACCTACGTCTGCAGGCGCAGGCAAACTACGGCACATTTAACAATGACGATCTTGTGAAACGGTGCTTATATTTGTTTGCTGCAGCCCCTGACTCTCAAGGGAAAGTAGCAGCCAACTTATTTATCCATCCAACTCTTATGCCGGATGACACGTACCTGTTTGATTATTCGTTGTTTTTCAGCACGACTCTTTATGATTATGCATTTGCTGCTAATGAATGGGAAACAGCTTTAAATCTTTGGAGTACAGCTTTCCGTCAGTACGAAATTGCAGCGGAAAGAATCGATGGAAACGATCTTTTAATGGATGATGAATCCTGGTGGTCATTTATTGACTGGAAAGATGGGTTGAACAAACAAGCTCCAAGTCATGGGGTCTTCATGTATGCTCTTCAAAAAGGAATAGCACTGGCTGAAAAGGTCGGCACGGACCAGCAAACCACTTATCTCCGAGAGCTTTACAGGCAGCTTAAAAAAGCAGCACTCTCTCATCTGTGGTCTTCAGAGAAGAAGTTTTTTGTGAGTGGATCCGACAAGCAGGTTTCGATAGCTTCTCAGGTATGGATGATTCTGGGTGGAGCACTGGATAAAAACGAAGCACAAAAACTTCTGAAACGTATAGAAAACGAAACTGATATCCTGGGAATGAATACCCCGTATATGTATCATCACTACGTGGAAGCTTTATTTCAGACAGGACTTAAAGAAGAAGCGGTGAAACAGCTGCAGTACTATTGGGGAGGAATGCTCGATCATGGAGCCGATACTTTTTGGGAATTATATAACCCTGAAGATTTAAATTTTTCTCCATACGGAAGTCATATTATTAATAGTTATTGTCACGCATGGAGCTGCACGCCTATTTATTTTCTGCGTAAGTATTTATATAACTAA
- a CDS encoding DinB family protein has translation MPTETKELETIIPFAEKLQELNEKTLTTPVQPGKWSIREIIGHLYYWDRYLLEAMIPHMHEGGVLPPFPNPSVYNRAAIASLEGRRATRIVEEFLAVRHSLVEHLAGMDPAASFRLSGTEEIYTPERMIKKFAMHDVHHQKQMEIYLREGVKRRSSAD, from the coding sequence ATGCCGACAGAAACAAAAGAACTGGAAACGATAATTCCTTTTGCAGAGAAGCTGCAGGAATTGAACGAAAAAACGCTGACTACCCCGGTTCAGCCGGGAAAGTGGTCGATCCGGGAAATTATTGGGCACTTATATTACTGGGACCGCTATTTACTGGAAGCCATGATTCCTCATATGCACGAGGGCGGGGTGCTGCCGCCATTCCCGAATCCGTCCGTCTATAACAGGGCGGCGATTGCCTCGCTGGAAGGCAGAAGAGCCACCCGGATTGTAGAGGAGTTTCTTGCCGTACGCCATTCTCTCGTGGAGCACCTTGCCGGAATGGACCCGGCTGCTTCTTTCCGCCTGTCCGGAACGGAGGAAATCTATACGCCGGAGCGGATGATCAAGAAATTTGCCATGCATGACGTCCATCACCAAAAACAAATGGAAATCTATCTGCGTGAGGGAGTGAAACGACGGTCCTCCGCTGATTGA
- a CDS encoding DUF4349 domain-containing protein, protein MNRKQSLLFILLAAVLLVLGACMNQAENNQASDNRNTEEAVNDDGGLVESNEGAPDAPAEEDGEQEDFPESEEAPTADQTGQMVIYNGDISIEVNNFDTIQSSIQEQVDSMGGYVVESNVQQAGENEERSGRIVVRIPQEHFHPFLQELESASTTVLEQSTSGNDVSEEYVDLESHLESQEVVEERLLTFLEEAESTEDLLAISQDLDEVQSEIERVTGRMNYLENQVAFSTVTIQIQERAVHVDQIQDQESLNTFEHAQSLFMNTVNFLLTALSRVVIFLIGLSPVIIPLAVIAGAVYWFSRRRKKKEQKSQE, encoded by the coding sequence ATGAATAGAAAACAAAGTCTTCTGTTTATTCTTCTGGCAGCTGTGCTGCTCGTTCTCGGGGCATGCATGAATCAGGCGGAAAATAATCAGGCTTCCGATAATCGGAATACAGAGGAAGCCGTGAATGATGACGGAGGTCTCGTCGAGTCAAACGAAGGGGCTCCGGATGCTCCTGCGGAAGAAGATGGGGAGCAGGAAGATTTTCCGGAAAGCGAGGAAGCACCGACTGCCGATCAGACAGGGCAGATGGTGATTTACAACGGAGATATCTCTATCGAAGTAAATAATTTTGATACAATCCAGTCTTCCATTCAAGAGCAGGTCGACAGCATGGGAGGGTATGTCGTCGAGTCCAATGTGCAGCAGGCAGGAGAGAACGAAGAGCGTAGTGGAAGAATAGTCGTCAGAATTCCACAGGAGCATTTTCACCCGTTTCTGCAGGAATTGGAATCTGCTAGTACGACGGTACTGGAACAATCCACAAGCGGAAACGATGTTTCGGAAGAATATGTCGATCTTGAGTCCCATCTCGAGTCTCAGGAGGTGGTGGAAGAGCGGCTGCTGACTTTCCTGGAAGAGGCTGAGTCGACGGAAGATCTGCTTGCTATTTCTCAGGATCTGGACGAGGTGCAGAGTGAAATCGAACGGGTGACCGGAAGAATGAATTATTTGGAAAACCAGGTGGCATTTTCTACCGTCACGATCCAGATACAGGAACGCGCCGTTCATGTCGATCAGATTCAGGATCAGGAGTCGCTGAATACTTTCGAACATGCACAAAGTCTGTTTATGAATACGGTGAACTTCCTGCTTACGGCGTTATCGCGCGTGGTTATTTTCCTTATCGGATTATCCCCGGTGATCATCCCTCTTGCTGTTATTGCTGGAGCTGTTTACTGGTTTTCCCGGCGCCGGAAAAAGAAGGAGCAGAAAAGTCAGGAATAA
- a CDS encoding UDP-N-acetylmuramoyl-tripeptide--D-alanyl-D-alanine ligase, which yields MIKRTLQDIAPWVNGEKLGNAEISGVSTDTRTIREGSLFVPIAGEHFNGHDFGEKARDNGAAAALWGKNQPAPPAGFPVIYVEDTLQALQDLARNYLASLPARVIGITGSNGKTTTKDMVASVLGTTYKVQKTEGNYNNHIGLPLTILGLEEDTEMAVLEMGMSGRGEIELLSSIARPHAAVITNIGESHLQDLGSREGISEAKFEIAAGLRENGTLIIDGEEPLLTKKAASAPFRVLTFGTSDTNDYYPVRSEQKKDGTNFTIYKEAEESFFIPVLGSHNINNALAAIAVAGLFEVSYSSIRKGLERLQVTGMRTELVEGRDGVTVINDAYNASPTSMRAAVKLLQDLQADGKKIVVLADMLELGEKEETFHMETGKDIEAAEIDYVFTLGSLGRKIAEGAAVNFSENRLLSFDDKQALIKELGSLVGRGDVVLVKGSRGMKLEEVVQSLA from the coding sequence ATGATCAAACGTACGCTGCAGGACATAGCGCCTTGGGTGAACGGAGAAAAACTCGGGAATGCCGAAATAAGCGGAGTGTCAACAGATACGAGAACGATCCGGGAAGGCAGCCTTTTTGTCCCGATCGCAGGAGAACATTTCAACGGCCATGATTTTGGGGAGAAAGCCCGGGACAACGGAGCTGCTGCGGCACTCTGGGGCAAAAACCAGCCGGCGCCTCCAGCAGGATTCCCGGTCATTTATGTGGAGGATACGCTTCAGGCGCTGCAGGATCTTGCCAGAAACTACCTGGCCTCTCTGCCGGCCAGAGTCATTGGCATTACCGGCAGCAATGGCAAGACAACGACGAAGGATATGGTGGCCTCTGTACTCGGCACCACCTATAAAGTGCAGAAGACAGAGGGTAATTACAATAACCATATCGGACTTCCGCTGACGATCCTCGGCCTCGAGGAAGATACGGAGATGGCAGTACTGGAAATGGGCATGAGCGGCCGGGGAGAAATCGAACTGCTTTCAAGCATCGCCCGGCCGCATGCGGCTGTCATTACGAATATCGGAGAATCCCACCTGCAGGATCTCGGCTCCCGGGAGGGCATTTCCGAAGCGAAGTTTGAAATTGCGGCAGGGCTCCGCGAAAACGGCACGCTGATTATAGACGGGGAGGAGCCGCTGCTGACGAAAAAGGCAGCCTCCGCTCCGTTCCGGGTACTCACATTCGGTACCTCGGATACGAATGATTATTACCCGGTACGATCCGAACAAAAAAAAGACGGAACGAATTTTACGATTTATAAGGAAGCAGAAGAAAGCTTCTTTATCCCGGTGCTCGGAAGCCACAATATCAACAACGCTCTCGCTGCTATCGCCGTGGCAGGCCTGTTTGAAGTGTCATATTCCTCGATCCGGAAAGGACTGGAACGGCTCCAGGTCACCGGCATGCGCACGGAACTTGTAGAGGGCAGGGACGGCGTGACGGTTATCAATGATGCTTATAATGCCAGCCCGACCTCCATGCGCGCTGCTGTAAAGCTGCTTCAGGATTTACAGGCCGACGGCAAAAAAATTGTCGTACTCGCTGATATGCTGGAGCTCGGTGAAAAAGAAGAAACGTTTCATATGGAAACCGGGAAAGACATTGAAGCAGCTGAAATTGATTATGTCTTTACACTCGGAAGCCTCGGCAGAAAGATTGCCGAAGGAGCGGCTGTAAATTTCTCGGAGAACCGTTTACTATCGTTCGACGATAAACAGGCGCTTATAAAAGAACTGGGAAGTCTCGTCGGCCGGGGGGACGTTGTTCTCGTGAAAGGCTCCCGCGGCATGAAGCTGGAGGAAGTCGTCCAGTCGCTGGCATAA
- a CDS encoding NAD(P)-dependent alcohol dehydrogenase — translation MTEAKMKAVVCREYGGPEVLEVKEVDKPVPEDHEVLIKIHATVAAPADCAFRKGEPAMTKIFTGMKKPKHIPGSEISGVIEEVGKEVKLFKKGDEVYGSTGTEFGSNAEYITLYEGSALALKPKNVTFGEAVAVSEGALTALPFLRDKGKIKSGQRVLINGAAGGVGSYAVQLAKYFGAEVTGVCSEANRERVTALGADHVVDYKAEDFTKLEKKYDIIFDVVGKSSFSNAKPALKPYGIYLSTVPTPLLIQQTFWSSRFGNKRAVVSATGLRSPHKKKLDLLFIKDLVESGELKPVIDREMLLEQIAEAHSYVETGHKKGSLVIKIAD, via the coding sequence ATGACTGAAGCTAAAATGAAAGCCGTAGTGTGCAGGGAATATGGAGGGCCGGAAGTACTGGAGGTAAAAGAGGTGGACAAGCCTGTCCCGGAGGATCATGAAGTGCTCATCAAAATTCATGCAACCGTTGCGGCGCCGGCGGACTGTGCTTTTCGTAAAGGCGAGCCCGCGATGACAAAAATTTTTACAGGCATGAAAAAACCGAAGCATATTCCAGGGAGCGAAATTTCCGGCGTTATTGAAGAAGTGGGCAAAGAGGTGAAACTGTTTAAAAAAGGCGATGAAGTGTACGGATCGACCGGAACAGAATTCGGATCTAACGCTGAGTACATTACGTTATATGAAGGAAGTGCCCTTGCTTTGAAACCGAAAAACGTGACTTTTGGAGAAGCCGTTGCAGTAAGCGAAGGAGCCCTTACAGCTCTTCCATTTTTAAGAGACAAAGGGAAAATTAAAAGCGGCCAGCGCGTCCTGATTAATGGAGCGGCCGGCGGCGTTGGATCCTACGCTGTACAGCTGGCTAAATATTTCGGGGCGGAAGTAACGGGGGTCTGCAGCGAAGCTAACCGGGAAAGGGTGACAGCCCTCGGTGCGGACCACGTGGTGGACTATAAAGCAGAAGATTTTACAAAGCTGGAGAAGAAATATGATATTATTTTTGATGTGGTAGGGAAAAGCTCTTTTTCAAATGCGAAACCGGCGCTCAAGCCATACGGCATTTATCTTTCTACCGTCCCGACCCCGCTTTTGATCCAGCAGACGTTCTGGAGTTCGCGCTTTGGAAATAAACGGGCAGTCGTATCGGCTACTGGACTCAGGTCTCCGCACAAAAAGAAGCTGGACCTGCTGTTTATTAAAGATCTTGTGGAATCAGGAGAACTGAAGCCGGTAATTGACCGGGAGATGCTGCTCGAACAGATTGCGGAAGCCCACAGCTACGTAGAAACGGGCCATAAGAAGGGAAGTCTCGTTATTAAAATAGCGGACTGA